The genomic region GGCGAATTGGAGGGCTTCTCGCAGGGATTTCCCCCGGGCCAGGCAAAGGGCAAGGGCCCCGTCGAAAACCTCCGCGGCGACCATCGGGCCCCGCGCCTCAACCGGGTAGGCCGGCTCGTGGAGTCTGCCCTGAGGTCCGCAATACAGGCAACCGTCCTGCCCTAATGTGACGACCAAGTTCCT from candidate division KSB1 bacterium harbors:
- a CDS encoding PfkB family carbohydrate kinase → RNLVVTLGQDGCLYCGPQGRLHEPAYPVEARGPMVAAEVFDGALALCLARGKSLREALQFASAAAAVCATGPGAQPSISWREKVEACLASSLSARNKRSE